A single window of Nicotiana sylvestris chromosome 3, ASM39365v2, whole genome shotgun sequence DNA harbors:
- the LOC138888668 gene encoding uncharacterized mitochondrial protein AtMg00820-like has product MASLAAYSVIVEPSTFKEASVDPKWVEAMQAEISALQDNNTWSLVKYKSNGEVERYKARLVVKDYSQQEGLDYIETFSLVAKMVTVRAMVALAAASGWYIFQMDIHNAFLQRRSICKFLMAFQARGDSKGL; this is encoded by the exons ATGGCTTCTCTTGCTGCATATTCAGTTATTGTTGAACCCAGCACATTCAAAGAAGCAAGTGTCGAtcctaagtgggttgaagctatgcAGGCTGAGATTTCAGCATTACAAGACAATAACACCTGGTCCTTG GTTAAGTACAAGTCTAATGGTGAGGTGGAAAGATATAAGGCTAGACTAGTAGTCAAAGACTACAGTCAACAAGAAGGCCTGGACTATATAGAGACATTCTCCCTTGTGGCCAAGATGGTCACAGTAAGGGCTATGGTTGCACTAGCTGCTGCATCTGGTTGGTACATTTTCCAAATGGATATTCATAATGCATTCTTGCAGAGGAGGTCTATATGCAAGTTCCTGATGGCTTTTCAAGCCAGGGGAGACTCAAAAGGTTTATAA